One genomic window of Denticeps clupeoides chromosome 14, fDenClu1.1, whole genome shotgun sequence includes the following:
- the naa20 gene encoding N-alpha-acetyltransferase 20, producing MTTLRAFTCDDLFKFNNINLDPLTETYGIPFYLQYLAHWPEYFIVAEAPGGELMGYIMGKAEGLVPKEEWHGHVTALSVAPEFRRLGLAAKLMEMLEEISERKDAFFVDLFVRVSNQVAVNMYKQLGYSVYRTVIEYYSASNGEPDEDAYDMRKALSRDTEKKSIIPLPHPVRPEDIE from the exons ATGACAACATTACGGGCCTTCACCTGCGATGACCTTTTCAAATTTAACAACAT CAACCTGGACCCCCTGACGGAAACC TATGGGATTCCCTTTTACCTGCAGTACCTGGCTCACTGGCCCGAGTACTTCATCGTGGCGGAGGCGCCGGGCGGAGAGCTGATGGGTTACA TCATGGGAAAGGCTGAAGGGTTGGTGCCGAAGGAAGAGTGGCACGGCCACGTCACCGCTCTCTCTGTGGCTCCCGAGTTTAGGAGGCTGGGCCTGGCAGCCAAACtcatggagatgctggaggaGATTTCAGAGAG GAAGGACGCCTTCTTCGTCGACCTGTTTGTTCGCGTCTCAAATCAAGTGGCGGTGAACATGTACAAACAGCTTGGCTACAGCGTGTACAGGACTGTGATAGAATATTACTCTGCTAGTAATGGGGAACCAGACGAAGATGCTTATG ATATGAGGAAGGCCTTGTCGAGGGACACAGAAAAGAAGTCGATCATACCACTGCCACATCCTGTCCGACCAGAAGATATAGAATAA